In Chanodichthys erythropterus isolate Z2021 chromosome 9, ASM2448905v1, whole genome shotgun sequence, a genomic segment contains:
- the rer1 gene encoding protein RER1 isoform X1, producing the protein MPEGDSAGESIHGKPSAIGNFFKRLGQVYQSWLDKSTPFSAVRWAVTLLLTAIYMIRVYILQGWYIVTYALGIYHLNLFIAFLSPKVDPSLLDDPDEGPALPTKQNEEFRPFIRRLPEFKFWHSATKGIVIAMICTFFDAFDVPVFWPILVMYFIMLFCITMKRQIKHMIKYRYLPFTHGKRTYRGKEDTGKTFAS; encoded by the exons ATGCCAGAAGGAGACAGTGCTGGTGAATCCATCCATGGGAAACCATCAGCGATTGGAAACTTCTTTAAACGGCTCGGGCAG GTTTATCAGTCATGGTTGGACAAGTCGACACCGTTCTCAGCAGTCCGATGGGCGGTCACTCTTCTTCTAACGGCCATTTATATGATCAGAGTATATATTCTACAG GGCTGGTACATAGTCACATATGCTCTTGGGATCTACCACCTTAACCTCTTCATTGCTTTCCTCTCACCAAAAGTGGATCCCTCATTGCTTGATGATCCAG ATGAGGGTCCAGCACTACCCACAAAACAGAACGAAGAGTTCCGGCCGTTCATTAGGAGGTTGCCAGAATTCAAATTCTG GCATTCAGCGACGAAGGGCATCGTCATCGCTATGATTTGCACATTCTTCGACGCCTTTGACGTGCCAGTGTTCTGGCCCATCCTCGTAATGTATTTCATCATGCTGTTCTGCATCACCATGAAACGGCAGATCAAG CACATGATCAAGTATAGATACCTGCCCTTCACACATGGGAAGAGGACTTACAGAGGCAAGGAAGACACAGGGAAAACCTTTGCTAGTTAA
- the rer1 gene encoding protein RER1 isoform X2, whose protein sequence is MPEGDSAGESIHGKPSAIGNFFKRLGQVYQSWLDKSTPFSAVRWAVTLLLTAIYMIRVYILQGWYIVTYALGIYHLNLFIAFLSPKVDPSLLDDPDEGPALPTKQNEEFRPFIRRLPEFKFWHSATKGIVIAMICTFFDAFDVPVFWPILVMYFIMLFCITMKRQIKHMIKYRYLPFTHGKRTYREET, encoded by the exons ATGCCAGAAGGAGACAGTGCTGGTGAATCCATCCATGGGAAACCATCAGCGATTGGAAACTTCTTTAAACGGCTCGGGCAG GTTTATCAGTCATGGTTGGACAAGTCGACACCGTTCTCAGCAGTCCGATGGGCGGTCACTCTTCTTCTAACGGCCATTTATATGATCAGAGTATATATTCTACAG GGCTGGTACATAGTCACATATGCTCTTGGGATCTACCACCTTAACCTCTTCATTGCTTTCCTCTCACCAAAAGTGGATCCCTCATTGCTTGATGATCCAG ATGAGGGTCCAGCACTACCCACAAAACAGAACGAAGAGTTCCGGCCGTTCATTAGGAGGTTGCCAGAATTCAAATTCTG GCATTCAGCGACGAAGGGCATCGTCATCGCTATGATTTGCACATTCTTCGACGCCTTTGACGTGCCAGTGTTCTGGCCCATCCTCGTAATGTATTTCATCATGCTGTTCTGCATCACCATGAAACGGCAGATCAAG CACATGATCAAGTATAGATACCTGCCCTTCACACATGGGAAGAGGACTTACAGAG aggAAACATAA